The Shewanella mangrovisoli genome has a window encoding:
- the galK gene encoding galactokinase, with amino-acid sequence MSNPAQRATKLFVQTFGTKADDLYQAPGRVNLIGEYTDYNDGFVLPAAINFHTVIAVKRREDNKFRAVADAFPGQIKEWSFGKDTEINPEDGWVNYLKGLTVAMANTGLIAKGLDLAVVGDVPLAAGLSSSGALVVAFGTAISDSSQLHLSPMAVAQLAQRGEYRYVSSACSIMDHMVCAMGEPDHALLIDCLDLDSEPIAIPENLSLIIIDAHIEKQRLAAINQQRREECAQAADFFGLDALRHLDLRQLESAKDQLDDTLYRRAKHVVTENKRTQSAARALEQSNLSKFSLLMALSHQSLRDDFEVTLPEFDTLVDIVSQVIGERGGIRMTDGCVVALVDHELTDAVVSAVEHAFYEQTGIDATVYLCSASAGAGRIDS; translated from the coding sequence CGATGATTTATACCAAGCCCCAGGTCGGGTTAATTTGATCGGTGAATATACGGATTACAACGACGGCTTCGTGTTGCCCGCCGCCATTAATTTTCATACGGTTATTGCAGTAAAACGCCGAGAGGACAATAAGTTTCGCGCCGTTGCCGACGCCTTCCCTGGACAAATCAAGGAATGGAGTTTCGGTAAAGACACCGAAATCAATCCCGAAGATGGCTGGGTCAATTATCTCAAGGGCCTGACGGTGGCCATGGCCAATACTGGCCTTATCGCTAAAGGGTTAGACTTAGCGGTCGTGGGCGATGTGCCGCTAGCCGCGGGTCTGTCTTCCTCCGGCGCCTTAGTCGTCGCCTTTGGTACTGCTATCAGCGACAGCAGCCAACTGCATTTATCTCCTATGGCGGTGGCACAACTCGCTCAGCGCGGTGAATATCGCTATGTCTCATCGGCTTGCAGCATTATGGACCATATGGTCTGCGCCATGGGCGAACCGGATCATGCCTTGCTCATCGATTGTCTGGATCTGGATAGCGAACCTATTGCCATCCCTGAAAACCTTAGCCTTATCATTATCGATGCCCATATCGAGAAACAACGCTTAGCGGCGATAAATCAACAACGCCGCGAAGAATGCGCACAGGCCGCCGACTTTTTTGGCCTCGATGCCCTGCGCCACCTCGACCTGCGCCAGCTCGAAAGTGCTAAAGATCAATTGGATGACACCCTGTATCGCCGTGCCAAACACGTTGTCACCGAAAACAAGCGCACCCAGAGTGCCGCTCGGGCGCTAGAGCAAAGTAATCTATCTAAATTCAGTTTGTTAATGGCACTGTCCCATCAATCTCTACGGGATGATTTTGAGGTGACGTTGCCCGAATTTGATACCTTGGTGGATATCGTCAGCCAAGTGATCGGAGAGCGTGGCGGCATTCGTATGACCGACGGTTGTGTTGTCGCCCTAGTGGATCACGAACTCACCGATGCCGTGGTCTCGGCGGTCGAGCATGCATTTTATGAGCAGACCGGAATCGATGCCACTGTGTATCTCTGCTCGGCGAGTGCGGGCGCGGGGCGCATCGACAGCTAG
- a CDS encoding aldose epimerase family protein, translating into MVRFSVLDPWTDPRGGEIERVRIDNGIIALEVLSLGGIIRSLWTPDKQGERANIVLGCDSAEDYLTQNAHLGAIAGRFANRIAMGKLQYQGQAYQLDINQASNCLHGGREGFNRKNWHLGQLPDGVRLSLVSPDGDMGFPGNCTVQLDYRLAANNLYVEILASVDKPCPVSLTQHSYFNLDGLPNNHQHRMQIDATRYLTMNEVGVPTGIAEVKKSIFDLTQGVTLGDKLQDPALASTQGYDHCYLLDNPDGALRRFGCLSSPVSGRAMTVFTNQPGVQLYCANFLAGTLGRNQQSLDQYQGVCIEPQKLPDSPNQPQLGDDAWLVPGKIYHHISRYQFDIEG; encoded by the coding sequence ATGGTGCGTTTCAGTGTACTAGATCCTTGGACCGATCCCCGCGGCGGTGAAATCGAACGTGTGCGGATAGACAATGGCATCATCGCCTTAGAAGTGCTCAGTTTAGGTGGCATCATTCGCTCACTTTGGACGCCCGATAAACAGGGAGAGCGTGCCAATATCGTGCTTGGCTGCGACAGTGCCGAAGATTATTTAACTCAAAACGCCCACCTTGGCGCTATCGCTGGGCGCTTTGCCAACCGTATTGCGATGGGCAAGCTGCAATATCAAGGGCAAGCGTATCAACTGGATATCAATCAGGCCAGCAACTGCTTGCACGGTGGCCGCGAAGGTTTCAATCGAAAAAACTGGCACTTAGGCCAACTTCCCGACGGTGTGCGTTTATCGTTAGTCAGCCCAGATGGCGACATGGGTTTCCCCGGCAATTGCACTGTCCAGTTAGACTATCGCCTCGCCGCCAATAATCTCTATGTGGAAATCCTCGCCTCGGTGGATAAACCTTGCCCCGTCAGTCTGACGCAGCATTCCTACTTCAACCTAGATGGCCTGCCGAATAATCATCAGCATCGGATGCAAATCGATGCTACGCGCTACCTCACCATGAATGAGGTAGGCGTGCCTACGGGGATTGCCGAAGTCAAAAAAAGTATTTTCGATTTAACTCAGGGCGTTACTCTTGGGGACAAACTCCAAGATCCGGCGCTGGCCAGCACCCAAGGTTATGATCATTGTTATCTGCTGGATAATCCCGATGGCGCGCTACGCCGCTTTGGCTGCCTATCGAGCCCCGTCAGTGGCCGCGCCATGACAGTCTTTACCAATCAACCCGGCGTACAGCTCTACTGCGCTAACTTTTTAGCGGGAACCCTAGGGCGAAACCAACAAAGCTTGGATCAGTATCAAGGCGTGTGTATTGAGCCGCAAAAATTGCCTGACTCACCGAATCAACCCCAATTGGGTGATGACGCTTGGTTAGTACCGGGGAAAATCTACCATCATATCAGCCGCTATCAATTTGATATTGAAGGCTAA
- a CDS encoding NAD(P)H-quinone oxidoreductase, with protein sequence MSELPHDYTHIYLEQPGEPDVMQLTRSPLPVPSAGQVLIRNRAAGVNGPDIKQRMGVYPPPPGASPIIGLEVAGEICALGEGVTQWQLGDKVCALVPGGGYGEYSLTYAEHCLPIPQGFSEVQAAALPETFFTVWGNLFMRAGLKAGETVLIHGGSGGIGSTAISLAKHLGATVIATTGQDAKRDYCAGLGAHLVVNYNTQNFVEEVMAFTQGKGVNVVFDIAGGDFINLNLQALALDGRMVSVSTQRSGKAEVNILQLMAKRIVWTGSTLRPQSVAAKAEIAKQLRERVWPLLDSQQIVPHICATFPLAEAAKAHALMQSGEHRGKVVLTL encoded by the coding sequence ACACGCTCGCCATTGCCTGTACCGAGTGCTGGCCAAGTCTTAATTCGTAACCGCGCCGCCGGGGTGAATGGACCCGATATCAAACAAAGGATGGGAGTGTATCCGCCACCACCTGGGGCATCGCCGATTATTGGACTAGAAGTCGCGGGGGAGATCTGCGCCTTAGGCGAGGGTGTAACCCAATGGCAGTTGGGGGATAAGGTTTGCGCCTTAGTGCCCGGCGGCGGCTATGGCGAGTACAGCTTAACCTATGCCGAGCATTGTTTACCTATCCCACAGGGCTTTTCTGAGGTGCAAGCGGCGGCGTTGCCCGAAACCTTTTTCACTGTGTGGGGCAATCTCTTTATGCGCGCGGGACTCAAGGCGGGTGAAACCGTGTTGATCCACGGTGGTTCGGGTGGCATCGGCAGCACGGCGATTTCCCTTGCCAAACATCTTGGTGCGACCGTGATTGCGACCACGGGACAAGATGCCAAGCGCGACTATTGCGCCGGATTAGGCGCCCATTTGGTAGTGAACTACAACACCCAGAACTTCGTGGAAGAAGTCATGGCCTTTACCCAAGGTAAGGGCGTCAACGTGGTGTTCGATATTGCTGGTGGCGACTTTATCAACTTGAATCTTCAAGCATTAGCGCTAGATGGCCGTATGGTGTCAGTGTCGACCCAACGTAGCGGCAAGGCAGAGGTGAACATTCTGCAGTTGATGGCCAAACGTATTGTGTGGACGGGGTCAACCTTAAGACCGCAGAGCGTTGCGGCAAAAGCCGAAATCGCCAAGCAATTACGTGAGCGTGTTTGGCCTTTGCTCGATAGCCAGCAAATCGTGCCGCATATCTGTGCCACTTTTCCATTGGCCGAGGCGGCCAAGGCCCATGCGTTGATGCAGTCGGGAGAACATAGAGGCAAAGTCGTATTAACCTTGTGA